A genomic stretch from Syntrophales bacterium includes:
- a CDS encoding acetylornithine transaminase, with translation MKMTTGELLALADKSLMGTYKRFPIMLVRGSGVKVWDSEGREYLDFVAGIAVCSLGHSHPKVVAAIKKQVEILTHVSNLYYTEPQVHFARFLVENSFADKVFFCNSGAEANEAAIKLARKYAHENMAGDRYELITMRDSFHGRTLATVTATGQERFQVGFAPLPEGFKYVPFNDLSALKDAITEKTCGVMLEPIQGEGGVRIPDDGYLRGVRKVCDDRGILMILDEVQVGMGRTGSLFAYEDYDVRPDIMTLAKALGNGFPVGAMLTTDRIASAFVPGSHASTFGGNPLAMAAALASGETILSDSILENCKKVGAYFLEKLEELRLRHAVIKEVRGKGLIIGVELATGGDEIVRKCIDKGVLINCIGGNILRFVPPLIITESDVDRAIDILDGVMEGR, from the coding sequence ATGAAAATGACAACAGGAGAATTATTGGCCCTGGCGGATAAAAGTCTCATGGGGACGTACAAGCGCTTCCCCATTATGCTGGTGAGAGGTTCCGGTGTTAAGGTCTGGGACAGCGAGGGGAGAGAGTATCTCGATTTCGTGGCCGGGATTGCCGTTTGCAGCCTCGGTCATTCCCATCCGAAAGTGGTGGCGGCGATCAAAAAACAGGTGGAAATCCTCACCCATGTTTCCAATCTTTACTATACTGAGCCGCAGGTACATTTTGCCAGGTTTCTCGTGGAAAATTCCTTTGCTGATAAGGTCTTTTTTTGCAACAGCGGTGCGGAGGCCAATGAAGCGGCGATTAAACTTGCACGCAAGTACGCCCATGAGAACATGGCAGGGGACAGATACGAATTGATCACCATGAGGGATTCCTTCCATGGGCGTACCCTCGCCACAGTGACGGCGACAGGACAGGAAAGGTTTCAGGTCGGTTTTGCCCCTCTGCCGGAAGGATTTAAGTATGTCCCCTTTAATGACCTTTCTGCTCTGAAGGATGCCATTACGGAGAAGACCTGCGGGGTAATGCTGGAGCCGATTCAGGGAGAGGGGGGTGTGAGAATTCCCGATGATGGTTACCTCCGGGGGGTCAGGAAGGTCTGTGACGATCGGGGAATCCTGATGATCCTTGACGAGGTCCAGGTGGGGATGGGAAGAACAGGTTCTCTCTTCGCCTATGAGGATTACGATGTGAGGCCGGATATCATGACCCTGGCCAAGGCCCTGGGAAACGGTTTTCCTGTGGGGGCGATGCTAACAACGGATAGAATCGCCTCCGCCTTTGTGCCGGGCAGCCATGCCTCAACCTTTGGCGGGAATCCCCTGGCGATGGCGGCGGCCCTCGCATCAGGAGAGACCATCTTAAGTGATAGCATCTTGGAAAATTGTAAAAAGGTGGGGGCGTATTTTCTTGAGAAACTGGAGGAACTCAGGTTAAGACACGCTGTAATTAAAGAGGTGAGGGGGAAAGGTCTGATCATTGGGGTGGAGCTGGCCACCGGTGGTGATGAGATCGTAAGGAAGTGCATAGATAAGGGAGTGTTGATCAACTGTATCGGCGGTAATATTCTCCGTTTTGTTCCCCCGCTGATCATCACAGAATCGGATGTTGATCGGGCGATTGATATCCTGGACGGGGTGATGGAGGGCAGATGA